From Slackia heliotrinireducens DSM 20476:
TCGGGCGGCGTTGCCGGAAGGCCCGCTCACAGGTCAACGGTTTTGTTTCAGCACGGCAGCCGCTTCGGGCTTTGCGGCCGGTCGGTTTATCATGGCGGCTGGAACCATTCGAAAGGATGTCGTATGCCGAAGCTTGCAAAGCGAATCGCAATCGCACTCGCCGTTGTGGCGGTGCTGTTCAGCGTGGCCTCGATGGCCGCCGACCATATGATTTCCGAATCGACCTTCCAGCGTCAGGAGATTCCCGAACGCTCGCTAGTCGCCCATTACGCCGACGTGCAAGAATACTACGACCGCGTGCCTGTCACCTTCATGTCCGGCGACACCCGGCTGCAGGGCTACATCTACGGACCCGAGAACAACGACCAGGGCCTGGTGGTGTTCGCCCACGGCATCTGGTCGTGGCATCAGGATTACATGACCATGATCTGCTGGCTGGTGGATCACGGTTGGAAGGTGTTCGCCTACGACGCCACCGGATGCGGCGAGAGCGAAGGTGACTCCACCAAGAGCTTCGCCCAAAGCGCCTACGACCTGGATGCGGCTTTGACGTACGTGGAATCGGACCCCGATTTGGCCGCCATGCCGAAGGTGCTGCTGGGCCACAGCTGGGGCGGGTTTGCGGTTGCGGCCGAACTGGGCTTCGACCATGACGTGCAGGCGGTGGTCACCATGTCCGGGTTCCAGAGCCCGCTTGTCATCATGTACGATTCCGCCGACTCGCTCATGGGTCCTTTGGGCTTCACCCAGCGCCCCTTCCTGTGGATTGAGAACAAGATGCGCCTGGGTAAGGATTCGAACATTAATGCGGTCGACGCCATCAACGGCTGCGACGTGCCGGTGCTGGTGGTGCACGGCACCGCCGACGAGGTGGTGAGCTACGACTCCGCGGGCATCATCGCGGCGCGGGACCGCATCACGAACCCCCACGTGGAGTACCTGGTTTTCGACCAGGAGAATCGCAACGGCCACAACACCTACTTCTACGAGACCGAAGCCAAAGAATACTTCGACCAGCTGGGCGAAAGGGCCGCCGAGATTGACGAGACATACCAGGGCGACCGGCGCGAACTCGAGCTGGACCGACTTCTCGAGGAATCCGACATAGTGTATTCGAACACCATGAATCCGGAGCTTATGGAACCCATCGACGCGTTCTACCGCGAAGCCTTGGGGCTTTAACCGCCGCGGCTGCATATACCCAGTGTGTCAGTAGGGACGTTTCCTTTTGACACAAAAATGTGTCAGCGGGGACAGATCCCGCCAGTGGGACAAAGGGGACTGTCCCCCTTTGTCCCAAAAAAACCGGCCCGCAGCATGTACGCGCGGGCCGGTTCGTTTCGGTATGGGGGAGCGGCTACTCTTTGCCGTTCCAGCAATAGGTGCAGACCTTCGAGGGGTCGATGCCGATGGCTTCCAGCATACCGTCCAGGCTCTGGTAGCTTAGCGAATCGAACCCCATCTCCTCGCAGATGGTCTTAAGCATGCACTTGCCGCGCTCGGTGGTGCCGTCGGCGTATTCCTCAAGATGCTTCTCGCCCTCGTCGCCTTCCAGCTCGCGCACCACGCGGCGCGCCAGCAGCTCGTAGTCGGAATTACTACGGGAAAAGCTCAGGTACTTGCAGCCGTACATGATGGGCGGGCAGGCGGAGCGCATGTGCACTTCGGCAGCACCGGCGCCGTACAGGAAGTCGACGGTTTCGCGAAGCTGGGTGCCGCGGACGATGGAGTCGTCGACGAACAGGAGCTTCTTGTCCTTGATGAGCTCCGGCACAGGAATCTGCTTCATCTTGGCCACGCGGTTGCGGACGTTCTGGTTAGCCGGCATGAAGGAACGGGGCCAGGTGGGAGTGTACTTGACGAAGGGACGGGCGAAGGGCTTGCCGGACTCGGTGGCATAGCCGATGCCATGGGGCAGGCCAGAGTCGGGCACGCCGGCGACGTAGTCCACGTCGGGCAAAAGTCCGCGCTCCTGCTCGTCGCGGGCCATGATCTCGCCGTTGCGGTAGCGCATGACCTCGACGTTCACGCCTTCGTAGTTGGAATTGGGGTAGCCGTAGTACACCCACAAAAACGCGCAGATCTTCATCTCGTCATGCGCGGGGGCCAGCGTGGTGTAGCCGTCGGCCTTGATGCTGACGATTTCGCCTGATCCCAACTCGTATTCGTCCTCGTAGCCAAGCTTGCCGTAGGCGAAGGATTCGAAGGATACGCAGTAGCCGTCTTCGTCCTTTCCGATGAGGATGGGCAAACGCCCCATCTTGTCGCGGGCGGCGATGATCTCACCTTCGCTGGTCATGATGAGCAGCGTGAGGGAGCCTTCGACGCAATCCTGGGCGAATTTGATGCCCTCGACGAAGCTGTCCTTCTGGTTGATGAGGGCCGCTACAAGCTCGGTGGAATTGACGTTGCCCGAGCTCAGAGCCATGAACTGGGTGCCTTCTTTATCCAGGTACTTCTGGATGAGCTGCTCTGTGTTGCCGATGGCGCCCACCGTGGTCAGAGCGAAGGTACCGAGCTGGGAGCGGATAAGCAGCGGTTGCGGGTCGGTGTCGGAAATGCAGCCGATGCCGCTGTTACCGTGGAAGTTGGGAAGGTCGGCCTCGAAGCGGGTGCGGAACGGGGTGTTCTCGATGGAGTGGATTTCCTTCTGGAAGCCGCCGCCCGTCTCGTCGCAAAAAACCATGCCTGCGCGGCGCGTGCCTAAGTGTGAATGGTAGTCAACGCCGAAAAACACGTCCAGAACAACATCGCGGTGCGATGCAGCGCCGAAGAAACCACCCATATATACCCCCAAATTGCTCGTGGATCAGAAGTTCGTCTGCCACGGGGCAAACGACAGTGACAGTATACGTGCGTTTTTCTGTGTGAATGAGAAAAACATCGTTTACAAAGGAAAAAAAGATGCTCGAAATACGCTTGAAACAATATCCTGAATGACGTGTCCTGAAATCGGTATATCTAGCCGCGATTATTGAAAACGACCGCGGCCGGAGGTCGTCGGATATTTGCCTTGCCCTCGCGGTACAATGGGTATCGCGATATCTATTGCGCTGGAGCGTCGAATCGTCAGCCGAATGCGGGCGGACGCCTACGCCGGATGCGGCGCATACCATGGACTCTGGACCAGGTGTCGCTTCGTACAAGACCAAGGGGGAAACATGAACAACGTCACATTGGGCCGCACCGGCATCACGGTGCCTCAGAACGCTTTCGGCGCGCTGCCCATCCAGCGCGTGACCACCGATGAAGCGGTGGCGTTGCTGCGCCGCGCTTACGAGGGCGGCATGCGGTATTTCGACACGGCACGGGCCTACACCGACAGCGAAGTGAAGATGGGCATTGCGTTCTCGGGCATGCGCGAGAAGGTGATCATCGCCACGAAGACCACCGCGACCACGGCCGAAGGCGTGCGCCAGGATCTTCAGACGTCCCTTGCGAACCTGCAGACCGACTACATCGACCTGTACCAGCTCCACAACGTGGCACAATGCTATGCGCCCGGCGACGGAACCGGCGTTTACGAGTATCTGCTGGAAGCCAAGGAGCAGGGGCTCATCAGGCACATCGGCGTGACGGCCCACAAGATTGAAGTTGCCTTCGAGTGCGTCCGCAGCGGCCTGTATGAAACCATGCAGTTCCCCTTCAGTTATCTGACCGGCAAGCGCGAGCTGGAGCTTCTCCATGCGTGCGAAGAGGCCGACATGGGGTTCATCGTCATGAAGGGCATGGCGGGAGGCCTGATCACCCGCTCCGATGCGGCCATGGCGTTCATGGCCCAGCATCCGGCGGCGCTCCCCATCTGGGGCATCCAGCGCGAGTCCGAACTTGATGAATGGCTGTCGTATATGGACGAGACGCCTGAGATGACCCCGGAGATCGCAGCCTATATAGAAGGCGAGCGGGCCGAGTTGGTGGGCGACTTCTGCCGCGGCTGCGGCTACTGCCTACCTTGTCCGGTAGATATCAGGATCAACGACTGCGCCCGCATGTCGCTTATGGTGCGCCGTTCGCCTTCGGCGGGTTGGCTCACGCCTGAATGGCAGCAGG
This genomic window contains:
- a CDS encoding alpha/beta hydrolase family protein → MPKLAKRIAIALAVVAVLFSVASMAADHMISESTFQRQEIPERSLVAHYADVQEYYDRVPVTFMSGDTRLQGYIYGPENNDQGLVVFAHGIWSWHQDYMTMICWLVDHGWKVFAYDATGCGESEGDSTKSFAQSAYDLDAALTYVESDPDLAAMPKVLLGHSWGGFAVAAELGFDHDVQAVVTMSGFQSPLVIMYDSADSLMGPLGFTQRPFLWIENKMRLGKDSNINAVDAINGCDVPVLVVHGTADEVVSYDSAGIIAARDRITNPHVEYLVFDQENRNGHNTYFYETEAKEYFDQLGERAAEIDETYQGDRRELELDRLLEESDIVYSNTMNPELMEPIDAFYREALGL
- a CDS encoding amidophosphoribosyltransferase encodes the protein MGGFFGAASHRDVVLDVFFGVDYHSHLGTRRAGMVFCDETGGGFQKEIHSIENTPFRTRFEADLPNFHGNSGIGCISDTDPQPLLIRSQLGTFALTTVGAIGNTEQLIQKYLDKEGTQFMALSSGNVNSTELVAALINQKDSFVEGIKFAQDCVEGSLTLLIMTSEGEIIAARDKMGRLPILIGKDEDGYCVSFESFAYGKLGYEDEYELGSGEIVSIKADGYTTLAPAHDEMKICAFLWVYYGYPNSNYEGVNVEVMRYRNGEIMARDEQERGLLPDVDYVAGVPDSGLPHGIGYATESGKPFARPFVKYTPTWPRSFMPANQNVRNRVAKMKQIPVPELIKDKKLLFVDDSIVRGTQLRETVDFLYGAGAAEVHMRSACPPIMYGCKYLSFSRSNSDYELLARRVVRELEGDEGEKHLEEYADGTTERGKCMLKTICEEMGFDSLSYQSLDGMLEAIGIDPSKVCTYCWNGKE
- a CDS encoding aldo/keto reductase; the protein is MNNVTLGRTGITVPQNAFGALPIQRVTTDEAVALLRRAYEGGMRYFDTARAYTDSEVKMGIAFSGMREKVIIATKTTATTAEGVRQDLQTSLANLQTDYIDLYQLHNVAQCYAPGDGTGVYEYLLEAKEQGLIRHIGVTAHKIEVAFECVRSGLYETMQFPFSYLTGKRELELLHACEEADMGFIVMKGMAGGLITRSDAAMAFMAQHPAALPIWGIQRESELDEWLSYMDETPEMTPEIAAYIEGERAELVGDFCRGCGYCLPCPVDIRINDCARMSLMVRRSPSAGWLTPEWQQEMAKIEDCLHCGQCASRCPYELDTPALLEKNLADYRNIIAGKVQV